The following proteins are co-located in the Syngnathus scovelli strain Florida chromosome 21, RoL_Ssco_1.2, whole genome shotgun sequence genome:
- the LOC125991115 gene encoding oxoeicosanoid receptor 1-like isoform X2: protein MSRSDGEARSTPAAGTPAPGMPAPGGGCPPVGIQLEGIILPPVLTLDVVLGLLGNAVALWVFCFRLKRWNANTVFLVNLVAADYLALVSLPLRIHALLAGRWVFGDVACRLNLFLMFSNRTASIALMTVIAFYRYAKVVHPLGRLTRLSKRQAGVLALLVWLLVSAPRLPMLAYDHVKRGRGAPQCFFFTSYQEASRGIMILVAMHHALTVLEFVVALALLLFCWVRIRRSLTSHRQMGDGGKRHHAGLVAEPRAAAARLRCLLRAHPAHHRLAGPQLPQLGPGPHPLRLLQLSLQEGAPGCRAPATAPLPGVGRRLVRERCRVSLHRPGGARNREADPSR from the exons ATGTCTCGATCGGACGGGGAAGCGAGAAGCACGCCGGCGGCTGGCACGCCGGCACCCGGCATGCCGGCGCCCGGAGGCGGGTGCCCGCCAGTGGGCATCCAGCTGGAGGGCATCATCCTGCCCCCGGTGCTGACGCTGGACGTGGTGCTAGGCCTGCTGGGCAATGCGGTGGCCCTGTGGGTCTTCTGCTTCCGGCTCAAGCGCTGGAACGCCAACACGGTGTTCCTGGTCAACCTGGTGGCGGCCGACTACCTGGCCCTGGTCAGCCTGCCGCTGCGCATCCACGCCCTGCTGGCTGGCCGCTGGGTGTTTGGCGATGTCGCCTGCCGCCTCAACCTCTTCCTCATGTTCTCCAACCGCACTGCCAGCATCGCGCTCATGACCGTCATCGCCTTCTACCGATACGCCAAG GTGGTCCACCCTCTGGGCCGCTTGACCCGCTTGAGCAAGCGGCAGGCGGGCGTCTTGGCGCTGCTGGTGTGGCTGCTGGTGAGCGCTCCTCGCCTGCCCATGCTGGCCTACGACCACGTCAAGCGCGGCCGCGGCGCCCCCCAGTGCTTCTTCTTCACGTCCTATCAGGAGGCCTCTCGCG GCATTATGATCCTGGTGGCGATGCACCACGCGCTGACCGTACTGGAGTTCGTGGTGGCGCTGGCTCTGCTGCTCTTCTGCTGGGTGCGGATTCGTCGCTCGCTCACGAGCCACCGGCAGATGGGAGACGGCGGCAAG CGTCATCACGCTGGGCTTGTGGCTGAGCCGCGCGCTGCGGCCGCACGACTGCGCTGCCTTCTACGCGCTCACCCAGCTCACCATCGTCTCGCTGGGCCTCAACTTCCTCAACTCGGCCCTGGACCCCATCCTCTACGTCTTCTCCAGCTCAGTCTTCAGGAAGGCGCTCCTGGCTGCCGTGCCCCCGCGACTGCGCCGCTGCCGGGCGTGGGACGCCGACTCGTCCGAGAGCGGTGTCGCGTCTCGCTCCACCGGCCAGGTGGAGCTCGGAACCGTGAGGCCGACCCCTCCCGCTGA
- the LOC125991115 gene encoding hydroxycarboxylic acid receptor 2-like isoform X1 — MSRSDGEARSTPAAGTPAPGMPAPGGGCPPVGIQLEGIILPPVLTLDVVLGLLGNAVALWVFCFRLKRWNANTVFLVNLVAADYLALVSLPLRIHALLAGRWVFGDVACRLNLFLMFSNRTASIALMTVIAFYRYAKVVHPLGRLTRLSKRQAGVLALLVWLLVSAPRLPMLAYDHVKRGRGAPQCFFFTSYQEASRGIMILVAMHHALTVLEFVVALALLLFCWVRIRRSLTSHRQMGDGGKVRKALRVCAAIVAIFLLCFLPTSVITLGLWLSRALRPHDCAAFYALTQLTIVSLGLNFLNSALDPILYVFSSSVFRKALLAAVPPRLRRCRAWDADSSESGVASRSTGQVELGTVRPTPPAEAL, encoded by the exons ATGTCTCGATCGGACGGGGAAGCGAGAAGCACGCCGGCGGCTGGCACGCCGGCACCCGGCATGCCGGCGCCCGGAGGCGGGTGCCCGCCAGTGGGCATCCAGCTGGAGGGCATCATCCTGCCCCCGGTGCTGACGCTGGACGTGGTGCTAGGCCTGCTGGGCAATGCGGTGGCCCTGTGGGTCTTCTGCTTCCGGCTCAAGCGCTGGAACGCCAACACGGTGTTCCTGGTCAACCTGGTGGCGGCCGACTACCTGGCCCTGGTCAGCCTGCCGCTGCGCATCCACGCCCTGCTGGCTGGCCGCTGGGTGTTTGGCGATGTCGCCTGCCGCCTCAACCTCTTCCTCATGTTCTCCAACCGCACTGCCAGCATCGCGCTCATGACCGTCATCGCCTTCTACCGATACGCCAAG GTGGTCCACCCTCTGGGCCGCTTGACCCGCTTGAGCAAGCGGCAGGCGGGCGTCTTGGCGCTGCTGGTGTGGCTGCTGGTGAGCGCTCCTCGCCTGCCCATGCTGGCCTACGACCACGTCAAGCGCGGCCGCGGCGCCCCCCAGTGCTTCTTCTTCACGTCCTATCAGGAGGCCTCTCGCG GCATTATGATCCTGGTGGCGATGCACCACGCGCTGACCGTACTGGAGTTCGTGGTGGCGCTGGCTCTGCTGCTCTTCTGCTGGGTGCGGATTCGTCGCTCGCTCACGAGCCACCGGCAGATGGGAGACGGCGGCAAGGTGCGCAAGGCGCTGCGCGTGTGCGCCGCCATCGTGGCCATATTCCTGCTCTGCTTCCTGCCCACCAGCGTCATCACGCTGGGCTTGTGGCTGAGCCGCGCGCTGCGGCCGCACGACTGCGCTGCCTTCTACGCGCTCACCCAGCTCACCATCGTCTCGCTGGGCCTCAACTTCCTCAACTCGGCCCTGGACCCCATCCTCTACGTCTTCTCCAGCTCAGTCTTCAGGAAGGCGCTCCTGGCTGCCGTGCCCCCGCGACTGCGCCGCTGCCGGGCGTGGGACGCCGACTCGTCCGAGAGCGGTGTCGCGTCTCGCTCCACCGGCCAGGTGGAGCTCGGAACCGTGAGGCCGACCCCTCCCGCTGAAGCTTTGTGA
- the LOC125991106 gene encoding D(1)-like dopamine receptor — protein sequence MTAWDARSQWPAPAAGDAGERGYDDTPAGAPGDVSLGRALTGFVLCALIVSTLLGNTLVCAAVVKFRHLRSKVTNSFVISLAVSDLFVAVLVMPWRAVSEVAGAWLFGRFCDTWVAFDIMCSTASILNLCIISMDRYWAISSPFRYERKMTRRFALVMIGVAWTLSILISFIPVQLNWHRDSRALNSTSPAVAAELPPDDCNASLNRTYAIASSLISFYIPVLIMVGTYTRIFRIAQMQIRRISSLERAPAAASAAANAAASAAASAAASAAASAAASAAASAAASAAAATAPAARARASAQDESTLKSSFKRETKVLKTLSIIMGVFVFCWLPFFVLNCVVPFCQAADAPGAPPCVSDTTFSIFVWFGWANSSLNPVIYAFNADFRKAFSTILGCNRLCSSSAVEAVDFSNELVSYHHDTTVHKEAGGALAGPRRHFGRAPASDDSRNGTDLAPLQSRCEADISLDVAPFADPYAVPGHVQDP from the coding sequence ATGACCGCCTGGGACGCGCGCAGCCAGTGGCCGGCACCAGCCGCGGGCGACGCGGGCGAGCGCGGCTACGACGACACCCCAGCGGGCGCCCCCGGCGACGTGAGCCTGGGTCGCGCCCTGACCGGCTTCGTGCTGTGCGCCCTGATCGTGTCCACGCTGCTGGGCAACACgctggtgtgcgccgccgtggtCAAGTTCCGTCACCTGCGCTCCAAAGTCACCAACTCGTTCGTCATCTCGCTGGCCGTGTCCGACCTGTTCGTGGCCGTACTGGTCATGCCGTGGCGCGCCGTGTCCGAGGTGGCGGGCGCGTGGCTCTTCGGCCGCTTCTGCGACACGTGGGTGGCCTTTGACATCATGTGCTCCACAGCATCCATCCTCAACCTGTGCATCATCAGCATGGACCGCTACTGGGCCATCTCCAGCCCCTTCCGCTACGAGCGCAAGATGACGCGCCGCTTCGCCTTGGTCATGATCGGCGTGGCGTGGACGCTGTCCATCCTCATCTCCTTCATCCCCGTGCAGCTCAACTGGCACCGGGACTCACGCGCCCTCAACTCCACGAGCCCGGCCGTGGCCGCCGAGCTGCCGCCGGACGACTGCAATGCCAGCCTGAACCGCACGTACGCCATCGCCTCGTCACTCATCAGCTTCTACATCCCCGTGCTCATCATGGTGGGCACGTACACGCGCATCTTCCGAATCGCACAGATGCAAATTCGCCGCATCTCCTCGCTGGAGCGCGCGCCCGCCGCGGCCAGCGCTGCGGCCAACGCTGCGGCCAGCGCTGCGGCCAGCGCTGCGGCCAGCGCTGCGGCCAGCGCTGCGGCCAGCGCTGCGGCCAGCGCTGCGGCCAGCGCTGCAGCTGCCACCGCACCAGCCGCACGCGCCCGTGCCTCCGCGCAGGACGAGAGCACGCTCAAGAGTTCCTTCAAGCGGGAGACCAAAGTCCTCAAGACGCTGTCCATCATCATGGGCGTGTTCGTCTTCTGCTGGCTGCCCTTCTTCGTGCTCAACTGCGTAGTGCCCTTCTGCCAGGCAGCCGACGCACCTGGTGCGCCGCCCTGCGTCAGCGACACCACCTTCAGCATCTTCGTGTGGTTCGGCTGGGCCAACTCGTCGCTCAACCCGGTCATCTACGCCTTCAACGCTGACTTCCGCAAGGCCTTCTCCACCATCCTGGGCTGCAACCGCCTGTGCTCCAGCTCGGCCGTGGAGGCCGTGGACTTTAGCAATGAGCTGGTGTCCTACCACCACGACACCACCGTGCACAAGGAGGCTGGTGGCGCGCTCGCCGGCCCCCGCCGCCACTTTGGCCGTGCACCAGCGTCCGACGACTCTCGCAATGGCACCGACCTGGCGCCGCTGCAGAGTCGCTGCGAGGCCGACATCTCGCTGGACGTGgctcccttcgccgacccctacGCCGTCCCGGGTCACGTGCAGGACCCGTGA
- the LOC125991097 gene encoding serine-rich coiled-coil domain-containing protein 2 isoform X2 yields MSSPTMPTLVSRLPKFGSWSKSSSPTPTAARLPNGFYHHPGPAAGDGTADGPAPSARWIGTICTPAELRKRARAADGGRQDIHNDTAPRHAHPQKSAVDPKTSNKSFPAYNAGLPVPKSGLPVSRTGLPVLKNKLSVSKSRLTGSKQNLSGLSGSKLRPPQRSANSDPTLSSSPGSGCGSLPTAARSLSTRNLRSAPPSRLAKGDGSGPRGPVVQRRTSPVSPPPSPCSKAGHNQSVTSCVQAEPLEGQKKPLLPALRANGVSYKLSRPSLAKQARTAAEEASRARAKTTARTPSSTGSSPERTPEASQGGPRVLAETLDDMSLSSGSSVDHDRTDQEYMDDFDNLGNGGESLLRAVAHKDDQGTGRWGAGVTEATRRHFLDNALDWSHETPAGDGANHLSTFSHHSRSSPFDYHEQGGSSLDLSPSDSCGSGGIYMWDEEGLEPLGGASPLIGPISAFDSDADSSDGVTHLDSCDLDEDDLMLDGDFTDDISLHGGGQMSRPSASGQTHVAHPADGDGTRRRLLWGSRDSCSDDGSLTFLRLPIEEAGHDDGQDDTSPDGILNLDLSPERDGEVVAEDLAQDMGALRSQLELLQQFLLQDAEADDDTLTTDTLSPEDGNHAQVGAPVNKAWARSSAVQRRPAIAFVQVEALLQEVRQLKEDLRNKEQIISQLTHQLAHAPPTDWTGKTEQHTQTSVVGPAGESVASQTPWRERTAFPPPAFLSPPWQYQRSRPYGGRPKPSIPSHLARKRVETLVAYFSDTPCHRYFAPPSHKSRTH; encoded by the exons ATGTCCAGTCCCACCATGCCCACCTTGGTGTCCAGGTTGCCCAAATTTGGCTCGTGGTCCAAAAGTTCCAGCCCGACCCCCACCGCAGCTCGCCTCCCCAACGGCTTCTATCACCACCCCGGGCCCGCGGCAGGCGACGGCACCGCCGACGGACCGGCACCCTCGGCGAGATGGATCGGTACCATTTGCACGCCTGCTGAGCTGAGGAAACGCGCCCGAGCGGCAGACGGAGGCAGACAAGACATTCATAATGACACCGCCCCTCGTCACGCTCATCCGCAAAAGTCCGCTGTGGACCCAAAGACGTCAAACAAATCATTTCCCGCTTATAATGCCGGACTTCCTGTCCCTAAAAGCGGACTTCCTGTCTCCAGAACTGGACTTCCTGTCCTTAAGAACAAACTTTCTGTTTCCAAATCGAGGCTAACCGGGTCCAAGCAGAACCTCAGTGGTCTTTCTGGATCCAAACTGCGACCACCACAGCGGTCGGCTAATTCAGATCCAACTTTAAGCTCCAGTCCCGGGTCCGGTTGTGGTTCTTTGCCAACGGCCGCCCGATCACTCTCCACCAGAAACCTCAGATCAGCGCCACCCTCACGCCTCGCCAAAGGGGACGGATCCGGCCCACGTGGCCCGGTGGTACAGCGCCGCACATCCCCCGTTTCCCCGCCCCCATCCCCCTGCTCCAAAGCGGGTCACAATCAGTCCGTTACTTCGTGTGTTCAAGCCGAGCCCCTCGAGGGTCAGAAGAAGCCTCTCCTTCCGGCGCTCAGAGCTAACGGCGTTAGCTATAAGCTATCACGGCCGTCACTGGCCAAGCAGGCCCGGACCGCTGCGGAGGAAGCGAGCCGAGCCAGAGCCAAAACCACAGCAAGGACGCCGTCCTCCACAGGAAGCAGTCCGG AGCGCACTCCCGAGGCGTCCCAGGGAGGGCCTCGCGTCCTCGCCGAGACTCTGGATGACATGTCCCTGTCGTCCGGTTCATCCGTGGACCACGACCGCACCGATCAGGAATACATGGACGACTTTGACAACCTGG GAAACGGAGGCGAGAGCCTCCTCCGGGCCGTGGCTCACAAAGATGACCAGGGCACGGGCCGGTGGGGTGCCGGCGTTACCGAGGCGACGCGACGCCACTTCTTGGACAACGCTTTGGACTGGAGCCACGAGACGCCCGCCG GTGATGGAGCCAATCACCTCAGCACATTTTCCCACCACAGCAGGTCCAGTCCGTTCGACTATCATGAGCAG GGCGGCTCGTCCCTGGACCTGTCCCCCTCGGACAGCTGCGGTTCCGGGGGCATCTACATGTGGGACGAGGAGGGACTGGAGCCACTAGGGGGCGCCTCGCCGCTCATCGGGCCCATCAGCGCCTTTGACTCGGATGCCGACAGCAGT GACGGTGTGACCCACTTGGACTCGTGCGATTTGGACGAGGACGACCTCATGCTTGACGGAGATTTTACTGATGACATTTCACTCCACGGTGGTGGACAAATGTCAAGACCAAGCGCTAGCGGCCAGACACATGTCGCTCACCCAGCAGACGGAGACGGGACGAGGCGGCGGCTCCTCTGGGGGAGTCGCGACAGCTGCAGCGACGACGGCTCGCTTACGTTTCTTCGTCTCCCGATCGA GGAGGCGGGACATGACGACGGGCAGGACGACACCAGCCCGGACGGGATTCTCAATCTGGATCTCTCTCCTGAAAG GGACGGTGAGGTGGTTGCCGAGGACCTGGCCCAAGACATGGGTGCACTGCGCTCACAGCTGGAGCTCCTCCAACAATTTTTGCTGCAG GACGCTGAGGCGGATGACGACACGCTCACCACCGACACGCTCAGTCCGGAAGACGGCAACCATGCACAGGTGGGTGCGCCCGTCAACAAAGCGTGGGCCCGTTCGTCGGCTGTCCAGCGCCGACCTGCTATTGCCTTTGTGCAGGTGGAGGCGCTCCTGCAGGAGGTCCGGCAGCTCAAAGAGGATCTGAGGAACAAAGAGCAGATCATCTCGCAGCTCACCCACCAGCTG gcACACGCCCCACCAACAGACTGGACTGGGAAGACAGAGCAACACACACAGACGAGTGTCGTGGGGCCGGCGGGAGAGAGTGTCGCTTCGCAGACGCCTTGGAGGGAACGCacg GCTTTCCCTCCCCCTGCCTTCCTCTCACCACCCTGGCAGTACCAGCGCTCCAGACCTTACGGGGGGCGGCCCAAACCCAGCATCCCCTCCCACCTTGCTAGAAAAA GAGTGGAAACACTCGTGGCTTACTTCAGCGACACGCCCTG CCACAGGTACTTTGCCCCCCCGAGCCACAAGAGCAGAACCCACTAG
- the LOC125991097 gene encoding serine-rich coiled-coil domain-containing protein 2 isoform X1, translated as MSSPTMPTLVSRLPKFGSWSKSSSPTPTAARLPNGFYHHPGPAAGDGTADGPAPSARWIGTICTPAELRKRARAADGGRQDIHNDTAPRHAHPQKSAVDPKTSNKSFPAYNAGLPVPKSGLPVSRTGLPVLKNKLSVSKSRLTGSKQNLSGLSGSKLRPPQRSANSDPTLSSSPGSGCGSLPTAARSLSTRNLRSAPPSRLAKGDGSGPRGPVVQRRTSPVSPPPSPCSKAGHNQSVTSCVQAEPLEGQKKPLLPALRANGVSYKLSRPSLAKQARTAAEEASRARAKTTARTPSSTGSSPERTPEASQGGPRVLAETLDDMSLSSGSSVDHDRTDQEYMDDFDNLGNGGESLLRAVAHKDDQGTGRWGAGVTEATRRHFLDNALDWSHETPAGDGANHLSTFSHHSRSSPFDYHEQGGSSLDLSPSDSCGSGGIYMWDEEGLEPLGGASPLIGPISAFDSDADSSDGVTHLDSCDLDEDDLMLDGDFTDDISLHGGGQMSRPSASGQTHVAHPADGDGTRRRLLWGSRDSCSDDGSLTFLRLPIEEAGHDDGQDDTSPDGILNLDLSPERDGEVVAEDLAQDMGALRSQLELLQQFLLQDAEADDDTLTTDTLSPEDGNHAQVGAPVNKAWARSSAVQRRPAIAFVQVEALLQEVRQLKEDLRNKEQIISQLTHQLAHAPPTDWTGKTEQHTQTSVVGPAGESVASQTPWRERTAFPPPAFLSPPWQYQRSRPYGGRPKPSIPSHLARKTTGTLPPRATRAEPTSRPSSKQKLLLPPSSALLTQP; from the exons ATGTCCAGTCCCACCATGCCCACCTTGGTGTCCAGGTTGCCCAAATTTGGCTCGTGGTCCAAAAGTTCCAGCCCGACCCCCACCGCAGCTCGCCTCCCCAACGGCTTCTATCACCACCCCGGGCCCGCGGCAGGCGACGGCACCGCCGACGGACCGGCACCCTCGGCGAGATGGATCGGTACCATTTGCACGCCTGCTGAGCTGAGGAAACGCGCCCGAGCGGCAGACGGAGGCAGACAAGACATTCATAATGACACCGCCCCTCGTCACGCTCATCCGCAAAAGTCCGCTGTGGACCCAAAGACGTCAAACAAATCATTTCCCGCTTATAATGCCGGACTTCCTGTCCCTAAAAGCGGACTTCCTGTCTCCAGAACTGGACTTCCTGTCCTTAAGAACAAACTTTCTGTTTCCAAATCGAGGCTAACCGGGTCCAAGCAGAACCTCAGTGGTCTTTCTGGATCCAAACTGCGACCACCACAGCGGTCGGCTAATTCAGATCCAACTTTAAGCTCCAGTCCCGGGTCCGGTTGTGGTTCTTTGCCAACGGCCGCCCGATCACTCTCCACCAGAAACCTCAGATCAGCGCCACCCTCACGCCTCGCCAAAGGGGACGGATCCGGCCCACGTGGCCCGGTGGTACAGCGCCGCACATCCCCCGTTTCCCCGCCCCCATCCCCCTGCTCCAAAGCGGGTCACAATCAGTCCGTTACTTCGTGTGTTCAAGCCGAGCCCCTCGAGGGTCAGAAGAAGCCTCTCCTTCCGGCGCTCAGAGCTAACGGCGTTAGCTATAAGCTATCACGGCCGTCACTGGCCAAGCAGGCCCGGACCGCTGCGGAGGAAGCGAGCCGAGCCAGAGCCAAAACCACAGCAAGGACGCCGTCCTCCACAGGAAGCAGTCCGG AGCGCACTCCCGAGGCGTCCCAGGGAGGGCCTCGCGTCCTCGCCGAGACTCTGGATGACATGTCCCTGTCGTCCGGTTCATCCGTGGACCACGACCGCACCGATCAGGAATACATGGACGACTTTGACAACCTGG GAAACGGAGGCGAGAGCCTCCTCCGGGCCGTGGCTCACAAAGATGACCAGGGCACGGGCCGGTGGGGTGCCGGCGTTACCGAGGCGACGCGACGCCACTTCTTGGACAACGCTTTGGACTGGAGCCACGAGACGCCCGCCG GTGATGGAGCCAATCACCTCAGCACATTTTCCCACCACAGCAGGTCCAGTCCGTTCGACTATCATGAGCAG GGCGGCTCGTCCCTGGACCTGTCCCCCTCGGACAGCTGCGGTTCCGGGGGCATCTACATGTGGGACGAGGAGGGACTGGAGCCACTAGGGGGCGCCTCGCCGCTCATCGGGCCCATCAGCGCCTTTGACTCGGATGCCGACAGCAGT GACGGTGTGACCCACTTGGACTCGTGCGATTTGGACGAGGACGACCTCATGCTTGACGGAGATTTTACTGATGACATTTCACTCCACGGTGGTGGACAAATGTCAAGACCAAGCGCTAGCGGCCAGACACATGTCGCTCACCCAGCAGACGGAGACGGGACGAGGCGGCGGCTCCTCTGGGGGAGTCGCGACAGCTGCAGCGACGACGGCTCGCTTACGTTTCTTCGTCTCCCGATCGA GGAGGCGGGACATGACGACGGGCAGGACGACACCAGCCCGGACGGGATTCTCAATCTGGATCTCTCTCCTGAAAG GGACGGTGAGGTGGTTGCCGAGGACCTGGCCCAAGACATGGGTGCACTGCGCTCACAGCTGGAGCTCCTCCAACAATTTTTGCTGCAG GACGCTGAGGCGGATGACGACACGCTCACCACCGACACGCTCAGTCCGGAAGACGGCAACCATGCACAGGTGGGTGCGCCCGTCAACAAAGCGTGGGCCCGTTCGTCGGCTGTCCAGCGCCGACCTGCTATTGCCTTTGTGCAGGTGGAGGCGCTCCTGCAGGAGGTCCGGCAGCTCAAAGAGGATCTGAGGAACAAAGAGCAGATCATCTCGCAGCTCACCCACCAGCTG gcACACGCCCCACCAACAGACTGGACTGGGAAGACAGAGCAACACACACAGACGAGTGTCGTGGGGCCGGCGGGAGAGAGTGTCGCTTCGCAGACGCCTTGGAGGGAACGCacg GCTTTCCCTCCCCCTGCCTTCCTCTCACCACCCTGGCAGTACCAGCGCTCCAGACCTTACGGGGGGCGGCCCAAACCCAGCATCCCCTCCCACCTTGCTAGAAAAA CCACAGGTACTTTGCCCCCCCGAGCCACAAGAGCAGAACCCACTAGCCGACCATCTAGCAAACAGAAGCTCCTCCTCCCGCCCAGCTCAGCACTTCTCACGCAGCCCTGA
- the LOC125991097 gene encoding serine-rich coiled-coil domain-containing protein 2 isoform X3: protein MSSPTMPTLVSRLPKFGSWSKSSSPTPTAARLPNGFYHHPGPAAGDGTADGPAPSARWIGTICTPAELRKRARAADGGRQDIHNDTAPRHAHPQKSAVDPKTSNKSFPAYNAGLPVPKSGLPVSRTGLPVLKNKLSVSKSRLTGSKQNLSGLSGSKLRPPQRSANSDPTLSSSPGSGCGSLPTAARSLSTRNLRSAPPSRLAKGDGSGPRGPVVQRRTSPVSPPPSPCSKAGHNQSVTSCVQAEPLEGQKKPLLPALRANGVSYKLSRPSLAKQARTAAEEASRARAKTTARTPSSTGSSPERTPEASQGGPRVLAETLDDMSLSSGSSVDHDRTDQEYMDDFDNLGNGGESLLRAVAHKDDQGTGRWGAGVTEATRRHFLDNALDWSHETPAGDGANHLSTFSHHSRSSPFDYHEQGGSSLDLSPSDSCGSGGIYMWDEEGLEPLGGASPLIGPISAFDSDADSSDGVTHLDSCDLDEDDLMLDGDFTDDISLHGGGQMSRPSASGQTHVAHPADGDGTRRRLLWGSRDSCSDDGSLTFLRLPIEEAGHDDGQDDTSPDGILNLDLSPERDGEVVAEDLAQDMGALRSQLELLQQFLLQDAEADDDTLTTDTLSPEDGNHAQVEALLQEVRQLKEDLRNKEQIISQLTHQLAHAPPTDWTGKTEQHTQTSVVGPAGESVASQTPWRERTAFPPPAFLSPPWQYQRSRPYGGRPKPSIPSHLARKTTGTLPPRATRAEPTSRPSSKQKLLLPPSSALLTQP from the exons ATGTCCAGTCCCACCATGCCCACCTTGGTGTCCAGGTTGCCCAAATTTGGCTCGTGGTCCAAAAGTTCCAGCCCGACCCCCACCGCAGCTCGCCTCCCCAACGGCTTCTATCACCACCCCGGGCCCGCGGCAGGCGACGGCACCGCCGACGGACCGGCACCCTCGGCGAGATGGATCGGTACCATTTGCACGCCTGCTGAGCTGAGGAAACGCGCCCGAGCGGCAGACGGAGGCAGACAAGACATTCATAATGACACCGCCCCTCGTCACGCTCATCCGCAAAAGTCCGCTGTGGACCCAAAGACGTCAAACAAATCATTTCCCGCTTATAATGCCGGACTTCCTGTCCCTAAAAGCGGACTTCCTGTCTCCAGAACTGGACTTCCTGTCCTTAAGAACAAACTTTCTGTTTCCAAATCGAGGCTAACCGGGTCCAAGCAGAACCTCAGTGGTCTTTCTGGATCCAAACTGCGACCACCACAGCGGTCGGCTAATTCAGATCCAACTTTAAGCTCCAGTCCCGGGTCCGGTTGTGGTTCTTTGCCAACGGCCGCCCGATCACTCTCCACCAGAAACCTCAGATCAGCGCCACCCTCACGCCTCGCCAAAGGGGACGGATCCGGCCCACGTGGCCCGGTGGTACAGCGCCGCACATCCCCCGTTTCCCCGCCCCCATCCCCCTGCTCCAAAGCGGGTCACAATCAGTCCGTTACTTCGTGTGTTCAAGCCGAGCCCCTCGAGGGTCAGAAGAAGCCTCTCCTTCCGGCGCTCAGAGCTAACGGCGTTAGCTATAAGCTATCACGGCCGTCACTGGCCAAGCAGGCCCGGACCGCTGCGGAGGAAGCGAGCCGAGCCAGAGCCAAAACCACAGCAAGGACGCCGTCCTCCACAGGAAGCAGTCCGG AGCGCACTCCCGAGGCGTCCCAGGGAGGGCCTCGCGTCCTCGCCGAGACTCTGGATGACATGTCCCTGTCGTCCGGTTCATCCGTGGACCACGACCGCACCGATCAGGAATACATGGACGACTTTGACAACCTGG GAAACGGAGGCGAGAGCCTCCTCCGGGCCGTGGCTCACAAAGATGACCAGGGCACGGGCCGGTGGGGTGCCGGCGTTACCGAGGCGACGCGACGCCACTTCTTGGACAACGCTTTGGACTGGAGCCACGAGACGCCCGCCG GTGATGGAGCCAATCACCTCAGCACATTTTCCCACCACAGCAGGTCCAGTCCGTTCGACTATCATGAGCAG GGCGGCTCGTCCCTGGACCTGTCCCCCTCGGACAGCTGCGGTTCCGGGGGCATCTACATGTGGGACGAGGAGGGACTGGAGCCACTAGGGGGCGCCTCGCCGCTCATCGGGCCCATCAGCGCCTTTGACTCGGATGCCGACAGCAGT GACGGTGTGACCCACTTGGACTCGTGCGATTTGGACGAGGACGACCTCATGCTTGACGGAGATTTTACTGATGACATTTCACTCCACGGTGGTGGACAAATGTCAAGACCAAGCGCTAGCGGCCAGACACATGTCGCTCACCCAGCAGACGGAGACGGGACGAGGCGGCGGCTCCTCTGGGGGAGTCGCGACAGCTGCAGCGACGACGGCTCGCTTACGTTTCTTCGTCTCCCGATCGA GGAGGCGGGACATGACGACGGGCAGGACGACACCAGCCCGGACGGGATTCTCAATCTGGATCTCTCTCCTGAAAG GGACGGTGAGGTGGTTGCCGAGGACCTGGCCCAAGACATGGGTGCACTGCGCTCACAGCTGGAGCTCCTCCAACAATTTTTGCTGCAG GACGCTGAGGCGGATGACGACACGCTCACCACCGACACGCTCAGTCCGGAAGACGGCAACCATGCACAG GTGGAGGCGCTCCTGCAGGAGGTCCGGCAGCTCAAAGAGGATCTGAGGAACAAAGAGCAGATCATCTCGCAGCTCACCCACCAGCTG gcACACGCCCCACCAACAGACTGGACTGGGAAGACAGAGCAACACACACAGACGAGTGTCGTGGGGCCGGCGGGAGAGAGTGTCGCTTCGCAGACGCCTTGGAGGGAACGCacg GCTTTCCCTCCCCCTGCCTTCCTCTCACCACCCTGGCAGTACCAGCGCTCCAGACCTTACGGGGGGCGGCCCAAACCCAGCATCCCCTCCCACCTTGCTAGAAAAA CCACAGGTACTTTGCCCCCCCGAGCCACAAGAGCAGAACCCACTAGCCGACCATCTAGCAAACAGAAGCTCCTCCTCCCGCCCAGCTCAGCACTTCTCACGCAGCCCTGA